A genome region from Carya illinoinensis cultivar Pawnee chromosome 2, C.illinoinensisPawnee_v1, whole genome shotgun sequence includes the following:
- the LOC122300515 gene encoding dual specificity protein phosphatase 1-like isoform X1, which yields MQNSDSLFYDVFKVKYFLKTTFLKSQLGKNHSYAWRSIFATKDILLQGCIGGGKEEEEVFKLLPAMDQFDESFKNQKGGPLQVLKVTRYVKESDTLSEIEEGLFLGSIGAAKNKTALKSLNVTHVLTVASSLPPAHPNDFLYKVINVIDRKDTDMKQYFTECFDFIDEAKRLGSGVLVHCVAGKSRRLILPSPSSVTIVVAYLMKKHGMSLLKALEHVKSRRSKAAPNSGFVSQLREFEKSLQGVLFVLYKNLDLFAYLN from the exons ATGCAAAATTCTGATTCTCTTTTCTATGATGTTTTTAAAGTCAAGTATTTTCTAAAAACAACTTTTTTAAAGTCTCAACTTGGCAAGAATCATTCTTATGCTTGGAGGAGTATTTTTGCAACTAAAGATATCCTTCTTCAAGGTTGTATTGG GGGAgggaaagaagaggaagaagtgtTCAAGTTGCTCCCTGCGATGGATCAGTTTGACGAGTCTTTCAAGAACCAAAAAGGAGGACCTCTGCAAGTTTTAAAGGTGACAAGATACGTTAAAGAGAGCGATACGCTGAGCGAAATTGAAGAG GGCCTTTTCTTGGGTTCCATTGGAGCTGCAAAGAACAAGACGGCACTGAAAAGCTTGAATGTTACACATGTACTGACTGTGGCTAGTTCATTGCCACCCGCACATccaaatgattttttatataaagtcATCAATG TCATTGACAGAAAAGACACAGATATGAAACAGTACTTCACTGAGTGTTTCGATTTTATTGACGAAGCTAAAAGATTGGGCAGTGGCGTTTTGGTTCATTGCGTTGCGGGAAAATCCAGAAGGTTGATTCTTCCTTCCCCATCTAG TGTGACTATTGTCGTTGCCTATCTGATGAAAAAGCATGGAATGAGCCTATTAAAAGCTCTGGAGCATGTGAAGAGCAGACGGTCAAAGGCAGCTCCTAATTCTGGTTTTGTTTCACAACTAAGGGAATTCGAAAAATCTCTTCAAGGTGTGTTGTTTgttttgtataagaatttggATTTATTTGCATATCTTAATTAG
- the LOC122300515 gene encoding dual specificity protein phosphatase 1-like isoform X4: MFSLSQTPIPLDLKLLLGGKEEEEVFKLLPAMDQFDESFKNQKGGPLQVLKVTRYVKESDTLSEIEEGLFLGSIGAAKNKTALKSLNVTHVLTVASSLPPAHPNDFLYKVINVIDRKDTDMKQYFTECFDFIDEAKRLGSGVLVHCVAGKSRRLILPSPSSVTIVVAYLMKKHGMSLLKALEHVKSRRSKAAPNSGFVSQLREFEKSLQGVLFVLYKNLDLFAYLN, translated from the exons ATGTTCAGTCTTTCTCAGACCCCGATCCCGCTCGATTTAAAGCTTCTTCT GGGAgggaaagaagaggaagaagtgtTCAAGTTGCTCCCTGCGATGGATCAGTTTGACGAGTCTTTCAAGAACCAAAAAGGAGGACCTCTGCAAGTTTTAAAGGTGACAAGATACGTTAAAGAGAGCGATACGCTGAGCGAAATTGAAGAG GGCCTTTTCTTGGGTTCCATTGGAGCTGCAAAGAACAAGACGGCACTGAAAAGCTTGAATGTTACACATGTACTGACTGTGGCTAGTTCATTGCCACCCGCACATccaaatgattttttatataaagtcATCAATG TCATTGACAGAAAAGACACAGATATGAAACAGTACTTCACTGAGTGTTTCGATTTTATTGACGAAGCTAAAAGATTGGGCAGTGGCGTTTTGGTTCATTGCGTTGCGGGAAAATCCAGAAGGTTGATTCTTCCTTCCCCATCTAG TGTGACTATTGTCGTTGCCTATCTGATGAAAAAGCATGGAATGAGCCTATTAAAAGCTCTGGAGCATGTGAAGAGCAGACGGTCAAAGGCAGCTCCTAATTCTGGTTTTGTTTCACAACTAAGGGAATTCGAAAAATCTCTTCAAGGTGTGTTGTTTgttttgtataagaatttggATTTATTTGCATATCTTAATTAG
- the LOC122300515 gene encoding dual specificity protein phosphatase 1-like isoform X5, giving the protein MMGRFARKIDESLRWGGKEEEEVFKLLPAMDQFDESFKNQKGGPLQVLKVTRYVKESDTLSEIEEGLFLGSIGAAKNKTALKSLNVTHVLTVASSLPPAHPNDFLYKVINVIDRKDTDMKQYFTECFDFIDEAKRLGSGVLVHCVAGKSRRLILPSPSSVTIVVAYLMKKHGMSLLKALEHVKSRRSKAAPNSGFVSQLREFEKSLQGVLFVLYKNLDLFAYLN; this is encoded by the exons ATGATGGGAAgatttgctcggaaaattgatgaaTCTTTACGGTG GGGAgggaaagaagaggaagaagtgtTCAAGTTGCTCCCTGCGATGGATCAGTTTGACGAGTCTTTCAAGAACCAAAAAGGAGGACCTCTGCAAGTTTTAAAGGTGACAAGATACGTTAAAGAGAGCGATACGCTGAGCGAAATTGAAGAG GGCCTTTTCTTGGGTTCCATTGGAGCTGCAAAGAACAAGACGGCACTGAAAAGCTTGAATGTTACACATGTACTGACTGTGGCTAGTTCATTGCCACCCGCACATccaaatgattttttatataaagtcATCAATG TCATTGACAGAAAAGACACAGATATGAAACAGTACTTCACTGAGTGTTTCGATTTTATTGACGAAGCTAAAAGATTGGGCAGTGGCGTTTTGGTTCATTGCGTTGCGGGAAAATCCAGAAGGTTGATTCTTCCTTCCCCATCTAG TGTGACTATTGTCGTTGCCTATCTGATGAAAAAGCATGGAATGAGCCTATTAAAAGCTCTGGAGCATGTGAAGAGCAGACGGTCAAAGGCAGCTCCTAATTCTGGTTTTGTTTCACAACTAAGGGAATTCGAAAAATCTCTTCAAGGTGTGTTGTTTgttttgtataagaatttggATTTATTTGCATATCTTAATTAG
- the LOC122300515 gene encoding dual specificity protein phosphatase 1-like isoform X3, whose amino-acid sequence MQNSDSLFYDVFKVKYFLKTTFLKSQLGKNHSYAWRSIFATKDILLQGCIGGGKEEEEVFKLLPAMDQFDESFKNQKGGPLQVLKVTRYVKESDTLSEIEEGLFLGSIGAAKNKTALKSLNVTHVLTVASSLPPAHPNDFLYKVINVIDRKDTDMKQYFTECFDFIDEAKRLGSGVLVHCVAGKSRRLILPSPSSVTIVVAYLMKKHGMSLLKALEHVKSRRSKAAPNSGFVSQLREFEKSLQDSKNT is encoded by the exons ATGCAAAATTCTGATTCTCTTTTCTATGATGTTTTTAAAGTCAAGTATTTTCTAAAAACAACTTTTTTAAAGTCTCAACTTGGCAAGAATCATTCTTATGCTTGGAGGAGTATTTTTGCAACTAAAGATATCCTTCTTCAAGGTTGTATTGG GGGAgggaaagaagaggaagaagtgtTCAAGTTGCTCCCTGCGATGGATCAGTTTGACGAGTCTTTCAAGAACCAAAAAGGAGGACCTCTGCAAGTTTTAAAGGTGACAAGATACGTTAAAGAGAGCGATACGCTGAGCGAAATTGAAGAG GGCCTTTTCTTGGGTTCCATTGGAGCTGCAAAGAACAAGACGGCACTGAAAAGCTTGAATGTTACACATGTACTGACTGTGGCTAGTTCATTGCCACCCGCACATccaaatgattttttatataaagtcATCAATG TCATTGACAGAAAAGACACAGATATGAAACAGTACTTCACTGAGTGTTTCGATTTTATTGACGAAGCTAAAAGATTGGGCAGTGGCGTTTTGGTTCATTGCGTTGCGGGAAAATCCAGAAGGTTGATTCTTCCTTCCCCATCTAG TGTGACTATTGTCGTTGCCTATCTGATGAAAAAGCATGGAATGAGCCTATTAAAAGCTCTGGAGCATGTGAAGAGCAGACGGTCAAAGGCAGCTCCTAATTCTGGTTTTGTTTCACAACTAAGGGAATTCGAAAAATCTCTTCAAG ATTCAAAGAATACATGA
- the LOC122300515 gene encoding dual specificity protein phosphatase 1-like isoform X6, with protein MGGKEEEEVFKLLPAMDQFDESFKNQKGGPLQVLKVTRYVKESDTLSEIEEGLFLGSIGAAKNKTALKSLNVTHVLTVASSLPPAHPNDFLYKVINVIDRKDTDMKQYFTECFDFIDEAKRLGSGVLVHCVAGKSRRLILPSPSSVTIVVAYLMKKHGMSLLKALEHVKSRRSKAAPNSGFVSQLREFEKSLQGVLFVLYKNLDLFAYLN; from the exons AT GGGAgggaaagaagaggaagaagtgtTCAAGTTGCTCCCTGCGATGGATCAGTTTGACGAGTCTTTCAAGAACCAAAAAGGAGGACCTCTGCAAGTTTTAAAGGTGACAAGATACGTTAAAGAGAGCGATACGCTGAGCGAAATTGAAGAG GGCCTTTTCTTGGGTTCCATTGGAGCTGCAAAGAACAAGACGGCACTGAAAAGCTTGAATGTTACACATGTACTGACTGTGGCTAGTTCATTGCCACCCGCACATccaaatgattttttatataaagtcATCAATG TCATTGACAGAAAAGACACAGATATGAAACAGTACTTCACTGAGTGTTTCGATTTTATTGACGAAGCTAAAAGATTGGGCAGTGGCGTTTTGGTTCATTGCGTTGCGGGAAAATCCAGAAGGTTGATTCTTCCTTCCCCATCTAG TGTGACTATTGTCGTTGCCTATCTGATGAAAAAGCATGGAATGAGCCTATTAAAAGCTCTGGAGCATGTGAAGAGCAGACGGTCAAAGGCAGCTCCTAATTCTGGTTTTGTTTCACAACTAAGGGAATTCGAAAAATCTCTTCAAGGTGTGTTGTTTgttttgtataagaatttggATTTATTTGCATATCTTAATTAG
- the LOC122300515 gene encoding dual specificity protein phosphatase 1-like isoform X2: MQNSDSLFYDVFKVKYFLKTTFLKSQLGKNHSYAWRSIFATKDILLQGCIGGGKEEEEVFKLLPAMDQFDESFKNQKGGPLQVLKVTRYVKESDTLSEIEEGLFLGSIGAAKNKTALKSLNVTHVLTVASSLPPAHPNDFLYKVINVIDRKDTDMKQYFTECFDFIDEAKRLGSGVLVHCVAGKSRSVTIVVAYLMKKHGMSLLKALEHVKSRRSKAAPNSGFVSQLREFEKSLQGVLFVLYKNLDLFAYLN, from the exons ATGCAAAATTCTGATTCTCTTTTCTATGATGTTTTTAAAGTCAAGTATTTTCTAAAAACAACTTTTTTAAAGTCTCAACTTGGCAAGAATCATTCTTATGCTTGGAGGAGTATTTTTGCAACTAAAGATATCCTTCTTCAAGGTTGTATTGG GGGAgggaaagaagaggaagaagtgtTCAAGTTGCTCCCTGCGATGGATCAGTTTGACGAGTCTTTCAAGAACCAAAAAGGAGGACCTCTGCAAGTTTTAAAGGTGACAAGATACGTTAAAGAGAGCGATACGCTGAGCGAAATTGAAGAG GGCCTTTTCTTGGGTTCCATTGGAGCTGCAAAGAACAAGACGGCACTGAAAAGCTTGAATGTTACACATGTACTGACTGTGGCTAGTTCATTGCCACCCGCACATccaaatgattttttatataaagtcATCAATG TCATTGACAGAAAAGACACAGATATGAAACAGTACTTCACTGAGTGTTTCGATTTTATTGACGAAGCTAAAAGATTGGGCAGTGGCGTTTTGGTTCATTGCGTTGCGGGAAAATCCAGAAG TGTGACTATTGTCGTTGCCTATCTGATGAAAAAGCATGGAATGAGCCTATTAAAAGCTCTGGAGCATGTGAAGAGCAGACGGTCAAAGGCAGCTCCTAATTCTGGTTTTGTTTCACAACTAAGGGAATTCGAAAAATCTCTTCAAGGTGTGTTGTTTgttttgtataagaatttggATTTATTTGCATATCTTAATTAG